From one bacterium Scap17 genomic stretch:
- a CDS encoding oligosaccharide flippase family protein: MPSKGTTKPGSQAMGAFTRLKIRLSGGGESGNGRLIRNLAWMGMSQGVHRIARLGATLVAARMIAPESFGIAAIVLTAHEIMHAISNAAVVPALVQAGREGYERLCRDAYWFNWVVCLGLMVLQMALAPLLAYLYDAPDLTLPLMALALIFPMLPPAAINAARILRSNRLHITARIEMGQSIGEAVGVMLLAAMGAGFWALILPKLIVTPIWTLTYRWCESWRIDERPSTLWSRPLMSFARPMMGVEVVSVLRQQMDYLLVGALFAMDVLGVYFFAFNAGLGISLGLLRAYSTAIFPQLCGDMTSRERMARMHHGMRLFALVAVPAIIAQSLLAPWYVPILFGEAWVERGALPILILICLSALPRILLDSCGQLLRAQGMPGADLKLQIFMTLMLGAGMFAGVPFGINGVAAGILVGISLAALPGYLWTRRLILAQDGRVTDAPPPDSLDTPDTPHAAASTASLSPDRDVQEARP, from the coding sequence ATGCCTTCAAAGGGCACGACGAAGCCAGGGAGCCAGGCAATGGGAGCATTCACGCGACTCAAGATACGCCTGTCAGGTGGCGGAGAAAGCGGCAATGGCCGTCTGATCCGCAATCTGGCCTGGATGGGCATGTCGCAAGGGGTGCACCGCATCGCGCGCTTGGGCGCGACCCTGGTGGCGGCGCGCATGATCGCGCCGGAGTCCTTCGGTATCGCCGCCATCGTGCTCACCGCGCACGAGATCATGCACGCCATCTCCAATGCCGCCGTGGTACCCGCCCTGGTGCAAGCCGGTCGCGAAGGATATGAACGCCTGTGTCGCGATGCCTACTGGTTCAACTGGGTGGTGTGCCTTGGCCTGATGGTACTGCAGATGGCACTGGCCCCGCTGCTGGCCTACCTCTATGACGCTCCCGACCTGACCCTGCCGCTGATGGCGCTGGCGCTGATCTTCCCGATGCTGCCCCCCGCCGCCATCAACGCGGCACGAATTCTGCGCAGCAACCGCCTGCACATCACGGCGCGCATCGAGATGGGCCAGAGCATCGGCGAGGCCGTCGGTGTGATGCTGCTGGCCGCCATGGGTGCCGGGTTCTGGGCCTTGATCCTGCCCAAGCTGATCGTGACGCCCATCTGGACCCTGACCTACCGCTGGTGCGAGTCATGGCGCATCGATGAGCGCCCCTCCACGCTGTGGTCGCGTCCGCTGATGAGCTTCGCGCGCCCGATGATGGGCGTCGAGGTGGTCTCGGTACTGCGTCAGCAGATGGATTACCTGCTGGTCGGCGCCCTGTTCGCCATGGACGTGCTCGGCGTCTACTTCTTTGCCTTCAATGCCGGACTCGGCATCAGCCTTGGCCTCTTGCGCGCCTACTCCACCGCCATCTTCCCACAGCTGTGCGGTGACATGACTTCCCGTGAGCGCATGGCACGCATGCACCACGGCATGCGTCTGTTCGCGCTGGTCGCCGTGCCCGCCATCATCGCCCAGAGCCTGCTGGCACCCTGGTATGTGCCGATCCTGTTCGGGGAGGCCTGGGTCGAGCGTGGTGCCCTGCCGATCCTGATCCTGATCTGCCTCTCCGCCCTGCCGCGCATTCTGCTCGACAGTTGCGGCCAGTTACTGCGCGCCCAGGGCATGCCCGGAGCAGATCTCAAACTGCAGATCTTCATGACGCTGATGCTCGGCGCCGGCATGTTCGCCGGCGTCCCCTTCGGCATCAATGGCGTCGCGGCCGGCATTCTGGTCGGCATCAGCCTGGCTGCCCTGCCCGGCTATCTGTGGACACGCCGGCTGATCCTCGCTCAGGACGGCCGGGTGACAGATGCGCCGCCACCAGATTCGCTAGACACACCAGACACACCTCACGCAGCAGCATCCACCGCATCGCTTTCCCCAGACAGGGACGTCCAGGAGGCCAGACCATGA
- a CDS encoding polysaccharide export protein translates to MKRDLTRPSSLFRSLRRLLGVAVTAGLMGGCTPIMLDDTPAEDHWQQATHWPLELPAPHADDRFMQLPAGDDQRLAAGDRLSVRVAGSELFDGSYEVDHDGRLRLPWLSPVEASNRTIDTLADEITRRLVQEELIRPGLAHVSIRLEEWAPLAVAVSGAVFFPGEAVINTRLPEERMVRRDFAGGDASQQRRLSAALTTAGGIRPDADLSHIELIRDGQTQILDMRGLIDGEYAANPWLRVGDRVHVPSSGAFQAALMRPSPLTAPGIVIYASNLTTPANNNNVSNYTVLRSQVPYGVRMLQGVINANCVGGIQATSGSRRAVLISTNPMTHQPVVVDRGIDALLANPADVGVNPYLMPEDVVGCYDSGVTNIRDIARTLTDLLTPATLL, encoded by the coding sequence ATGAAACGCGATCTGACTCGGCCCAGCTCCCTTTTCCGCTCTCTTCGACGCCTGCTGGGCGTCGCGGTCACGGCCGGCCTGATGGGCGGCTGTACGCCGATCATGCTGGACGACACTCCCGCCGAAGATCACTGGCAACAGGCGACCCACTGGCCGCTGGAACTGCCTGCACCTCATGCCGATGATCGCTTCATGCAACTGCCCGCGGGCGATGACCAGCGGTTGGCGGCAGGGGACCGACTGAGCGTCAGGGTCGCCGGCAGCGAACTCTTCGATGGCAGCTACGAGGTGGATCATGACGGACGCCTGCGCCTGCCGTGGCTCTCGCCGGTCGAGGCCTCCAACAGGACCATCGACACCCTAGCGGATGAGATCACCCGGCGTCTGGTGCAGGAAGAGCTGATTCGCCCGGGGCTGGCGCATGTCAGCATCCGGCTCGAGGAATGGGCGCCGCTGGCCGTCGCGGTGTCCGGCGCGGTGTTCTTCCCGGGCGAGGCGGTCATCAATACCCGCCTGCCCGAAGAGCGCATGGTGCGCCGCGATTTCGCCGGCGGCGATGCCAGTCAACAGCGCCGCCTGTCGGCGGCCTTGACCACGGCCGGCGGCATCCGCCCCGATGCGGACCTGAGCCATATCGAGCTGATTCGCGACGGCCAGACACAGATTCTCGACATGCGCGGCCTGATCGACGGCGAGTATGCCGCCAATCCCTGGCTGCGTGTGGGTGACCGCGTCCACGTGCCTTCCAGCGGCGCCTTCCAGGCCGCGCTGATGCGCCCCTCGCCTCTCACCGCGCCGGGCATCGTCATCTATGCCTCCAACCTGACCACCCCTGCCAACAACAACAACGTCAGCAATTACACGGTGTTGCGCTCGCAGGTGCCCTACGGCGTGCGCATGCTGCAGGGCGTGATCAATGCCAACTGCGTCGGCGGCATCCAGGCGACCTCCGGTTCACGTCGCGCGGTGCTGATCAGTACCAACCCGATGACGCATCAGCCGGTCGTGGTCGATCGCGGTATCGATGCCCTGCTGGCCAATCCGGCGGATGTGGGCGTCAATCCCTACCTGATGCCCGAAGATGTGGTCGGCTGCTATGACTCCGGTGTCACCAACATCCGTGATATCGCCCGCACGCTGACTGACCTGCTGACGCCGGCCACTCTGCTGTAA
- a CDS encoding STAS domain-containing protein: MPITTRIHEGILITPPAQLTGELARYFRQEMLAMIPEHTGTLAVDLSHVEAIDADGLSVLVSLHDALSPAALVVVEPSPVMQTELERVRLFELFDIYYQRDPLLESSGDTRTGPSREVA, translated from the coding sequence ATGCCCATCACCACCCGGATTCACGAAGGCATCTTGATCACGCCGCCTGCCCAGCTGACAGGCGAGCTCGCGCGCTATTTCCGCCAGGAGATGCTGGCGATGATTCCTGAGCACACTGGCACGCTGGCGGTGGACCTCAGCCATGTCGAGGCCATTGATGCCGATGGGCTCTCGGTGCTGGTCAGTCTGCATGATGCGCTGTCCCCGGCGGCGCTGGTGGTGGTTGAACCCTCGCCGGTCATGCAGACAGAGCTGGAGCGCGTGCGCCTGTTCGAGCTCTTCGATATCTACTATCAGCGCGACCCGCTGCTGGAGTCGAGCGGCGACACGCGGACAGGGCCTTCTCGTGAGGTAGCCTGA
- a CDS encoding AmpG family muropeptide MFS transporter yields the protein MGFASGLPLLLTGSVLQAWMTDAGVSLDAVGLLALVGLPYTLKFLWAPLLDRIMPPVLGRRRGWLMIAQLALTALIALLALQDPHMSPLTMGTIALAVSFFSATQDIVIDAYRREHLPDNELGLGSSFYVYGYRIGMLMASAGGLVLADMIGFRVTYLIMAATLGACMLVTLLAPEPEAQAAPRAHHLHEILWDPIRHFMKRDGAIWLLLFILLYKLGDSVAGNLTTPFYKDIGFSNSQIGATVKLFGLWPLLAGTFFGGLLIMRIGIYRALWWFGILQMVSTAGFVWLHHVGDSLAWLAAVVAFENLAAGMGSAAFIAFMGALTDKRFTAGQYAMLSSIMGLPRVVIAAPSGYLADAAGWDSFFWICTLAAIPGLLLLLRFRHWGAMLATPHKSPAMSGE from the coding sequence ATGGGCTTCGCCTCCGGGCTGCCACTGCTTCTGACCGGTAGCGTGCTGCAGGCCTGGATGACGGATGCCGGTGTCTCGCTTGACGCCGTGGGCCTGCTCGCGCTGGTCGGCCTGCCCTACACACTGAAGTTCCTGTGGGCGCCATTGCTGGACCGCATCATGCCACCGGTGCTTGGCCGGCGCCGTGGCTGGCTGATGATCGCCCAGCTGGCCCTGACCGCACTGATCGCGCTGCTTGCCCTGCAGGACCCGCACATGTCGCCGCTGACCATGGGCACCATCGCGCTGGCGGTCAGCTTCTTCAGCGCCACCCAGGACATCGTGATCGACGCCTATCGGCGCGAACATCTGCCGGACAACGAGCTGGGGCTGGGCTCCAGTTTCTATGTCTATGGCTATCGCATCGGCATGCTGATGGCCTCGGCCGGCGGCCTGGTGCTGGCCGACATGATCGGCTTCCGCGTGACCTACCTGATCATGGCCGCGACCCTGGGCGCCTGCATGCTGGTGACGCTGCTGGCACCGGAGCCCGAGGCACAGGCCGCGCCGCGCGCCCATCATCTGCATGAGATCCTGTGGGACCCCATCCGCCACTTCATGAAGCGCGATGGTGCCATCTGGCTGCTATTGTTCATCCTGCTCTACAAGCTGGGCGATTCCGTGGCAGGCAATCTGACCACGCCCTTCTACAAGGACATCGGTTTCAGCAACTCGCAGATCGGCGCGACCGTGAAGCTGTTCGGCCTGTGGCCGTTGCTGGCCGGCACCTTCTTCGGCGGCCTGCTGATCATGCGTATCGGCATCTATCGAGCGCTCTGGTGGTTCGGCATCCTGCAGATGGTGTCGACTGCCGGCTTCGTGTGGCTGCATCACGTCGGTGATTCGCTGGCGTGGCTCGCGGCGGTGGTCGCCTTCGAGAACCTGGCAGCCGGCATGGGCAGCGCCGCCTTCATCGCCTTCATGGGCGCGCTGACCGACAAACGCTTCACCGCCGGCCAGTACGCGATGCTCTCATCGATCATGGGGCTGCCGCGCGTGGTGATTGCCGCGCCCTCCGGCTATCTGGCCGATGCGGCCGGCTGGGACAGCTTCTTCTGGATCTGCACGCTGGCCGCCATACCGGGCCTGTTGCTGTTGCTGCGCTTCCGCCACTGGGGCGCGATGCTGGCCACGCCACACAAGTCACCCGCCATGTCGGGCGAGTGA
- the rfaH gene encoding transcription/translation regulatory transformer protein RfaH → MSEAREAAKAHWYLIQCKGGESFRAAENLTNQGFHVFHPLLEVEKKRGGKLRWVEEPLFPYYLFIRLDQMDDNWRPIRSTRGVLKLVSFGNTPTAVPTPLVEALIASGEQRQEQPPENVYFRAGEQVEIIDGPLSSLSGVFESAKGDERVIVLLNLINQQQRVELSSRQLRRSES, encoded by the coding sequence ATGAGTGAAGCCCGAGAAGCTGCCAAGGCGCATTGGTATCTGATCCAGTGCAAGGGCGGGGAATCCTTCCGTGCGGCAGAGAACCTCACCAATCAGGGGTTTCACGTCTTCCACCCCCTGTTGGAGGTGGAAAAGAAGCGCGGCGGCAAGTTGCGTTGGGTCGAAGAGCCGCTCTTCCCCTATTACCTGTTCATACGCCTTGATCAGATGGATGACAACTGGCGTCCGATTCGCTCGACCCGTGGCGTGCTCAAGCTGGTCAGCTTCGGCAATACGCCGACGGCGGTGCCGACGCCTCTGGTGGAAGCCCTGATCGCCAGCGGCGAGCAACGCCAGGAGCAACCGCCGGAGAATGTCTATTTCCGCGCCGGCGAGCAGGTCGAGATCATCGATGGCCCCTTGAGTTCGCTCAGTGGCGTCTTCGAGAGCGCGAAGGGCGATGAGCGCGTCATCGTGCTGCTCAATCTGATCAATCAGCAACAGCGTGTCGAGCTGTCCAGTCGTCAGCTGCGGCGCAGCGAAAGCTGA
- a CDS encoding peptidylprolyl isomerase yields the protein MAITSQQVVSLHYTLRTADGTVLDSSLEREPMDYLHGHDNILAALESALEGCDVGDRKVVNLTPAEGFGERDEGLVQYFGRDAFGPGEINAGMRFQARTPEGQRSVTVLEVGEQQVKVDANHPLAGQALNWEVEVLDVRDATRAELSAGHPLGLDVSHTEIEDKKVRR from the coding sequence ATGGCGATTACTTCCCAGCAGGTCGTCAGCCTGCATTACACCCTGCGCACCGCTGATGGCACTGTGCTGGATAGCTCCCTTGAGCGTGAGCCGATGGACTACCTGCATGGCCACGACAATATTCTGGCAGCGCTCGAGAGCGCGCTTGAGGGCTGCGATGTCGGCGACCGCAAGGTCGTCAATCTGACGCCTGCCGAAGGTTTCGGTGAGCGGGATGAAGGCCTGGTGCAGTACTTCGGGCGTGATGCCTTCGGCCCGGGCGAGATCAACGCCGGGATGCGCTTTCAGGCCCGCACGCCGGAAGGCCAGCGGTCGGTCACGGTGCTGGAAGTCGGCGAGCAGCAGGTCAAGGTCGATGCCAATCATCCGCTGGCAGGTCAGGCGTTGAACTGGGAAGTCGAGGTGCTGGATGTGCGCGATGCCACGCGTGCCGAACTCTCGGCCGGTCATCCGCTCGGTCTCGATGTCAGCCATACCGAGATCGAAGACAAGAAGGTGCGTCGCTGA
- a CDS encoding helix-hairpin-helix domain-containing protein: MKTLLGTLLVTSLLVLSPTSQAADMNINTATAAQLTELKGIGDKKAQAIVEWRKANGPFTDVSQLTEIKGIGPNTLKRMNTTLTLGEPGKPGKMTSSINTKSPSLKQDVATQKNQAVKKGQSIDKTTTQRVVDSHKEVESLKTASNNS; this comes from the coding sequence ATGAAAACCCTGCTAGGAACACTTCTCGTGACCAGCCTGCTGGTACTGTCACCGACCAGCCAGGCCGCAGACATGAACATCAACACCGCCACTGCCGCACAACTGACCGAGCTCAAGGGCATCGGTGACAAGAAGGCCCAGGCCATCGTCGAGTGGCGCAAGGCGAACGGCCCCTTCACCGACGTGTCACAGTTGACGGAAATCAAGGGAATCGGTCCCAATACGCTCAAGCGCATGAACACGACATTGACGCTGGGCGAGCCGGGCAAACCAGGAAAGATGACCTCGTCCATCAACACGAAGAGCCCATCGCTCAAGCAAGACGTGGCTACCCAGAAGAACCAGGCTGTCAAGAAAGGTCAGAGCATCGACAAGACCACTACCCAGAGGGTCGTCGACTCCCACAAGGAAGTCGAGAGCCTCAAGACTGCCAGCAACAATAGTTGA